A window from Marinagarivorans cellulosilyticus encodes these proteins:
- a CDS encoding type III pantothenate kinase — protein sequence MIVDVDIGNTNAKWRCQGDSRIYVQSTRSLPQAWQYSGAAITRVRVACVAGADVLQCFAAAVRERWGIDIELARVQRNYAGLAVCYEDVSRLGVDRWLAMLAAFKSVGDEFVAVSAGSALTADWVAQDGQHLGGFIAPGRERMLASLYGDVANVLLTPRVPGELLDIALGQSTETCVDGGVAVLLRGFINHVASRCLGARIILAGGDAQAMLTMCAQEHKFRVSLVSNPVLDGLAIALP from the coding sequence GTGATTGTTGATGTCGATATTGGCAATACTAATGCGAAGTGGCGCTGCCAAGGTGACAGTCGAATTTATGTGCAGTCAACCCGCTCATTACCCCAAGCGTGGCAATATAGTGGCGCAGCTATTACGCGGGTGCGAGTGGCGTGTGTGGCTGGCGCCGATGTACTGCAGTGTTTTGCCGCTGCGGTGCGTGAGCGTTGGGGGATAGATATCGAGCTGGCTCGCGTGCAGCGTAACTATGCCGGTTTAGCGGTGTGTTACGAGGATGTGAGCCGCTTGGGGGTGGATCGTTGGTTAGCAATGCTGGCTGCTTTTAAATCGGTGGGTGATGAGTTCGTGGCGGTGAGCGCGGGTAGTGCTCTGACGGCTGATTGGGTGGCCCAAGATGGACAGCATTTAGGAGGCTTTATTGCGCCAGGGCGCGAGCGTATGCTGGCATCGCTGTATGGCGATGTGGCAAATGTATTGCTTACCCCGCGGGTGCCGGGGGAATTACTTGATATTGCACTTGGCCAATCGACAGAAACTTGTGTTGATGGGGGCGTTGCGGTTTTGTTGCGGGGCTTTATAAATCATGTCGCATCACGCTGCCTTGGGGCGCGGATTATCTTAGCCGGTGGGGATGCTCAGGCTATGCTAACCATGTGTGCGCAAGAGCACAAATTTAGAGTGTCTCTTGTGAGTAATCCCGTTCTAGACGGGTTGGCGATTGCATTACCCTGA